Below is a genomic region from Helianthus annuus cultivar XRQ/B chromosome 2, HanXRQr2.0-SUNRISE, whole genome shotgun sequence.
AGCACATGTAAAATGTCATTAAAAGTTTATTAAATGTTTTTGTGGCATAGGCAAAGTGTCATTAAAAACCTAATTTAGGGGCATAAAAGCTAAATGCCACTAAAAGTGGGTGCTAAGGAACTATGGCACACGCAATGTGCCATTAAAAACCTAAATTAGTGGCACAAAACGTAAATGTCATTAAAAGTGTGTGCCACTAAATGGCATTTTTTTGTAGTGGACTGTCCTCACGGAcacatattatttttttaaatgtgcaCGTAAAGACCATATACAGTTTTGCATTAGAAAGCCTTCACAGTGCTATTTGTTATATATTGGTATGATTCACATTATGGACAAACAAGAAAGAACCTCTCTTAGTGCAGAACTTGATATATATAGTTGCAGATTAGGGCTTATAAACACTAGTTAAAGCTGCTTAATAAAATAATTATCCTTGATTATTTAATTAAATGTATACAAGTACCAGTTTAACTTCATCTCGTTCTTTGATGGTGAACTTGACCATCATAGGTCAAACAATTTATTCAATCAGATATGCATCTCGTTTTTTTATCGAGTGTTAACACTATGACAgactaaaataaacaaaaaaaagtgAGTCGAATGAGATGCAGTGAGTGCTTTAGgcttttaattttaattttatagaTGGGGAAGGGATGATGGATGGGATGTGAATGCTTTAGGCTTTTACTTTTAATAGCCTGTTTATAACCAAGTGTGTGTGTTTTACTTTTAAGTTAGAGGGGTTAAAGAGAATGACTTACAAACCCGTAAGTGCTCTGATTTTGATGATCATTTACACAAAGATATTTGCTTTAGGGAACGATCAGCACACCAGAACTGCAAAAACATAGTGCTTTTACAAGGTCGCTATACTACCCGAAATGGAGATCAAGCACTTTATTTTCAGAACAAAAAATGTTGTAACTGTTCTAATGGTACTCACAGCCTCACCAGCAAGAATGTTAGCTTTAAGATAAGCTTTGCTCAAGTCACCACCATACCCCTTCATGAACAttttataataaaagaaaacatgGTCATAAAACAGAAAAAAGTTGTATGAGAATGTATAATAACTAAAAAAAAGTGATGAAACCTCGCTTGTGTGACCTCTGATGATTGAAGGGTACTTGGCCAGGACAATGAGTGTAAACCTCTAGTTCAATAGTCTAATATGAAGTCAATAATTCAAGGAAGTGCCACAAGGAAAACCACATAACAAATTAACAATAACTGAAAAAAAACTACAAAGAATACCAACCGGTTCTGATGTATATTTCCAACTAGTGGTCTATGCTTGATATATGAACAAAATTAAATTCTATACTCAATTCTATAGTAACCACAATATCAcaaaccaaatttatgatgtatGTAAGTGTGGACAATATACCTGACAACAAAGAAGATGACTCACCAAAGAGGAGTCAACCTACCAAGATCCTCTAAAACGACCTGCAAAAACCAAGAAGAGACAGAGGTTAGACCTGCAAGTTAGGGTTTCCATCAATTTGAATTCGCTAATGCCTAATAGGATTAATAATCGATTGATCAGTAAATAGAATTGAACCACTAATGAGATTACCTGGAAGCTAGGGTTCCGGAGAAAAAACGAGGAACAATGAAAGACGAGTTAATAGGAAAAGCAATGAAAGTTAATTAGACTTTTATGAGAAGAGGGAAAACGAGTCGGCTTGAAATTTAGGATAGGAGGGAAACCAAAAGTGGGAGGGAAATTAATGTTTTTCTTAAAAATTTTACTTTTATGAGAAGTTGAAAATTTTAAGTTATTAGATTCTAATTTAGTGGCATATAAGTTATATGTCATTAAAAGAGTGGGTCAAGCTAATATAGGGGTGCAAACAAGAGAAGCCGAGTCAGAGCTCGATTAGGTTTGAGCTCCACTCATTTAATTTATGAAAGCTATCGCTTAGCTCGTTTCGAGTTTTATTTTTAAAGCTCGAGCTCAACTATTAAGTAGTTTTCAAGCATGAGAACGGCTTGGGCTTAtctcgtttattatttattaattaatttatattaataattatatatataatatacaatatattaattaaaaaacatatatataataaGCTCGTTCAGGCTCgtgagccggctcgagctcgggctcatttacaaacaagcttatttttaggccCGGGCTCATTACGAGTTTTTTTTAACCGGTCTCAAATAGTTTGCGAGTAGCTTGGCTCATTTACACCCTTAAGCTAATATGACACATGTAAAACGCCACTGAAAAACAAAATTGGTAGCATAAAAACTAAATGCCACTAAAAATGTGTGTTAAGCAACTATGGCATACACAAAGTGCCATTAAAAACCTAAATTAGTGGCACAAAAACTAAATGCCACTAAAATGTGTGCTAAGCAACTATGACATATTGCAAAGTGCCATTAAAAACCTAAATTAGTGGCACAAAAACTAAATGCCATTAAAAATGTGTGCCACTAaatggcttttttttttttgtagtgttagttggagatggggacccaagccattgtggtcttgggtcttccattttcatcaacaacaataacttctattctttgatgatttgtaaattgtgatgatccccttgattcagtaaccgtttttggtttccaggtctgttttgttttaccagtgtcattctttaaaatcttaacttcatggttgtccggttttacagaaacagatgttttgttaaccacatcggctttaattgccttttcaattttcttgacctgttggcgtttctgtttcttttccctttcttttacaagacggggatcttgttttacagaaacagatcgcttgcggtcagtttggtcacgggaatcatcaactttgcctttttgtttatgaagatatggacaatttcgaattatatgtccaattgtaccacattcaaaacatgatcttcgttcaacaaaccccgaagtatcatgtgatcgtcttgatgatgaactttgtgatcccgaggtactaggtttcgaactgtttggttcatttcttttcaaaactgttgcttgtttaacaaaatctaagttagatttgttttcaaatgtttcgATTTTATCCgttccctttgatttcacaaagtcCACCTGCTTGTTCttcttttgggtctgtttcttctgaccctgagtcggtgattttctttttggtttggtatgattttgctgccttttctctgttggtaatttcttattgccatattgttttcgaacttcggcctttggaataggaggacactgtgttaccgtaacacgtgatcctgtctttcccaaaaacttacttgtcgagttttcaaagactttactgattacagattgattaacattcttaataggaaaatctttgtctgagtaaattttatcatcaccaacaagagtatatagcaaattcacactctccgactcgtttgtagacgaggactcgattgcaacagtcttagcgggttttgcaggaggatcacatagaatatgattctcaagaggtatgtcctcttctttgatttccGCATCGGACTTTGCTGGTatagtatcatcagattcatcatcagaagaatcagcatcctcaatgataactggaggatcctgattcagttcagcagaagacacacatgtatctgctgaaaCATCTGcatctgatgatacttctttcttgtatccgagtcctgttgcaaattccttgacatctagaggaacagatggttcaaagaaagttctatcctcctcgtcaggcattgcatcataattgtgtctcacaggtggtggacatttcttgtaacctatgcatgtgatatcccgtttctctttctgaacgtcaatgatgtgatccaacacatagctagaactcaaataactgtctagcttgagctggatcgcctcactttccgttttcacacaagccatctctttttgcattatctcaaggcgagtgatatacaaattaatgtcagtttgttttctggaaaccatttttgttaattcggttttatctttctttaatttctcaattaccgatttaaactccttttcatggttttcataaaacatgttggcttcagtgcactttaaaagatccacggtcaacttctggttgtggataaacgtcacatcatatttctcttgcaaagcctcgtgtttgctttgcaactcACACCACTTATCATTGAATGTAACATGTTTGTCTtccaagtcaaacaaactagcttgtaaagcatcatgtttgcctctaaatcagcacatttaacatctaatctagcacaattatcacaaataacagcagtgggttcatcgacacatacctgaatTGAtaaactgtcgacattagccataaaggctgaatggagagaagacgaagaataagcagcttaatccaccaaaatagatcttctgttagttcctgctgcagcttcttccaaaagctcatcaacatCTGCATCAACGGACGCACTTGATGCCTCACCCACATTATCATCACCTGAactcgaggattcttcatctgaacttctgctgtaaccagaagagtcttcatcctcagaagattcaccaccattggcggaagattctccaccactggtgtgattTAAAGCATTGACAACCTCAGCAAAACACGCTGTTCCATCcggagcatcaccactcaactggattgaccaatcacaaccttcatctacttgaaccagaagtgcctggttggcatttgatggtcctgCTTGACTTGAGTTGTTAACAGGTACCAATGTGCGCTCGTTGTTCCTTACTTGATTCTGATTTGCCCTGTTGCCTTGACCtctgaaaggattctggttcccatgttGAGATGGCCTCGTAcattcacgtttgaaatgaccacgttcaccacaattaaagcacttaacagcctgcttatcgaacccatacttggtgtctttcttgctttccaagctggttctgcccgttctctccatgaaatcctttgctcgCCTAACAGCACTGGCGAAGGCCCACTTGATGTTCATCATCTCCATCTCCTCCTTATCGatctgctgatagtcttcttgtgtcagattaatgttgccaatctgaccttccactaacccacagtacgcaCTCACTAAAGTGTttagcagctccatgtgttcctttgctacttccacacttacttttgaaaagcttgaagtgtcaagctgtactgtatttggctttgatggctgaccagcagatgatttACTTCCATAACAAGCTTGTTGTTGAACATGAGGTGGGTGaagtggatttccatacaagtctgtggtgggagctggcttAGCAAGAACTTGTATTTGATTACCATATAagtctgtgcttgtgacaaatgccgtttgaagtggagcatgtgaaccgggtCTTGCAGACGAAGTACTATAAGTTCCATAGTACATATCAGGATTGTGTGGCACAATAGGTCTTGCAAAAGaagtactggaagttccataatacatttcaggattttgttgcactggaactctttttgcctttaaggTTTCCTCCTGATCTTTGTTTTCCAAGAGCTAAACAAAGTCATTGATGTGTGTCGTAGCCAAAACTCCATTATACTTAagaatttccaagaaactattccacaGAGGTGGCAACGCATCTGCAAACTTTTTCACTACCTCTGCTGGAGTTGTTACTACCCCAAAATTACCcaactctgtaagcaagtgataaaaccggcttgtcatatctcccaacgattccttatccatacatgtgaagccatcgaattctttcttgagtagatcGTGTCGCAATTGACGTGTAGCTTCATTACCTACCCCTCTGGTCTTCAACGCATCCCATAAtttcttcgttgtcttgaaactgacaaactgatggtaaatatctttgcttaacgcctgagtaagAATGGTATATGCCTTCTTTTCCAAATCGTACGTCTTTTTCTGATcttctggaagatcggcaaatgtagcagcagatgaagcggcaacctctatagcttgatcgaaatctgtggtgaaacgtatccacaattctctattttgaccaagaacgtatgtaTGAAATCTATTAACCCAACCCGGATATTCGTTcaagtgcatcaactttggaggtcgattcaaacttccggtttcgctttcgcttaatagaatactttgaatactcggagtttgatttgatacgaatgcccattgaccggttgatatagcatttgcttgcgaagatgtcgatacgggagattcggcccatgagggaGATAAACTTGTATTTCTATACTTTCCCTCATCCGGAGCCGGAGTAccccaccaacttggattcatCTTTTATGCGTGAGAATGAATTCCTGAAAAACACACTCAAATATAGACAAGTGTTTCGACGAAACAAGTTTCCACGAAACAGACTTGGTTATTTTTACGAAACAGATTTTAAACAGATTTTAAGTAGTGTTTTTGACGAAAGGCTTTTGGGCTTTCAATGATGAAACATATTTGTTTTTGGGCTTTGAAATTTTATGAAACTGGCCCAAAGCTTATCTTCGAGGAAACATATAAGGTCTTCTGGGCTTTCAAATCTTGACGAAATGGCCCAACAACAAGAGCCCTATATTGACGGATTAAATGCTTGACGAAATGGAAATGTTACGGTAGACAATAATGACGAAACTGATTTGGTTTTAATGGGCTTGACGAAACTGATTTAAGCCCAAATGacttgacgaaacagaattttATGTCTTTGGGCTTTGGGCTTGACGAAACAAAACAATATTTTGGCCCACTTAAAGTTGACGAAACAGGATTCAAATCCCACTTGTGTTTGGTCGATAGTGTTTGACGAAAGGGAAATCCTGTTTTGTTGAAAGTCTGTTTCGCCGAGAAAGTTGTCAGGGGTTGGTAAACTGTTTGAGCTTTATCCTTATCTGACACACAACAGACCTGCTTTCGGCTCACAACATGCTTGTTTCACCAAACAAGCATGGTTTGTATTATTTTAAGGATCAAAAAGTCAAGAacttgaagaacactttgaagattaTATGAACACTATAAACTTTCCGGTAAAACTATGAGTTTTCCGGTGACCCGAAACTTTCCGAAACACGCGATTTTGCTAAgatgtttaataaaaaccaaaGACTAACATATAAGCATGAGAATAACACGATTTTTAACAAAACATAAAGCAAAATACAAGATTAAACCCGATTTAATAtgtttttcagaaaaatataacttttcaaaacccgaaaaacaccaagaacacctcggttttaacaaggagaagagccaaggctctgataccacttgtaggtccggctaggaggatctagtcgcctaatccttgtgtacaaaccaacccggttgtgcagaatccaaccggaaaggcaaaccgagatagaacacgcaaatacacgacacacaatattcaccgattaacacctctgtattaatacgtatgaaaggttcagttacaagctcaatgtttacagatgtattctataaactctcacagtgtgtgtgtgtgtgttctgttCTCTCACTTCTTGTGTCTATCTTTTTCAGTCTAACTACAGACTATATATAGCAACAGACACTACGAAACGGAACTAACTTGGCGAATCTGAACCTTGCTCGACGAAACAGAGAAACATGCGACGAAACAGGGAACAGGTCGACGAAACACATGTGTTTCGTCGACATTctatgtgtttcgccaattatGGGCTTGGGCCCAATTGTGTTTCGTTGACTTTGAATTCAGCCCAAGTGTTTCTCCGGTTAGATTTCAGCCCAAGTAACAAGTCCAAACGCCTTTGATATCTTGGCCTGCTCTTGATCTTGATGCACACGACGGAGGAATGCCGTGTCTATAGTCGAGTCGAGTCGCGTCGAGTTGCGTCCACAAACCATGTATCAACATAGATAGTCCCTTCGTTCTGATTACATCAAGGCGTTTGCTCTTGATAAGGCTGATGAAATGCTTTCAATGGGATTCAAGGATCAGGTATATATGGTCAAATTACATTTTAATAGGAATAATCAGTGCCTAACAAGTGGTTTTTCTTGTTCCAGATCTATGATATCTTCCGGTTGTTGCCATCAAAGGTTCATGTTGATGTGTTCTCCGCAGCAAACCAAGTTAGGATTCTTGTGAAGCGTGATAAACTCACTTTGGAAGGTATTAAAAAGTTCTATTTGAATGTGGAGAAAGAAGACTGGAAGTATGAAACACTCTGTAGCCTTTTCGAGACGTTTATGTTTGTCTTTTTAGACATATACGCATGTTAGTTTGTGGTTTAAAAACACTAGAACTTGCGTTATGTATTAATTTTCGAAGTACGGTGAATTTAAGGCAGGTTTTTTACTCTTTTCTATATAtttttttggtgatttttcatgcaattttcagcaaaaagaagaaaaaaaaacaattttataCAGTAAATTAAATTTTCCAGTTTTTGgttaatatttttataaatattttgttACAAATGCGTTGCAAATTCTTTAAGAAATGGCGTAGGAAATGTGTTACCAATAAATTTCCAACACATATTTTCGTTGCAAACACGTCACAAATCTTATGCAAAAGTAATTAAAGAATCGTAGGAAATGCGTTACAAATTTCCAACACAATATTTCCGTTGCAAATAAGTTAAAATTTGCGTAGTAAATGCGTTGCAAAAAGTTTTCAATGgggctttttccaacattaggtTTTTGTTACAAATGCGTTGCAAATTCAGATCTGCGACGCATTTGTGACCGAAAAACATGTTGAAAAGTTCCATTTTCTAGTAGTGACTGTGTTCTGATTTGTGTTAGGATTTACAGAGGGAAAATGGTGAAAACGGAGGCTGGGTACAAAAGTGGTTTTGGGAAAAAGAGTCCGGTTTTTAGGATAAATATGTGTTTTTTGATGTCACTGTTAGAAAAATAACCACTGTTCTAAACCACTGATTAGAAAGCACTGATCAGTTTGATAAACTACTGATCAGTTTGTCTAACCACTGATGAACTTAACTACTGATCAGTTTAAGCACTGATCAGTCTATCCGCTGATCAACCACTGTCGGTT
It encodes:
- the LOC118484321 gene encoding eukaryotic initiation factor 4A-6-like produces the protein MADQQMIYFHNKLVVEHESLRSDYIKAFALDKADEMLSMGFKDQIYDIFRLLPSKVHVDVFSAANQVRILVKRDKLTLEGIKKFYLNVEKEDWKYETLCSLFETFMIYRGKMVKTEAGYKSGFGKKSPAQIITDSGLIIAEN